A genomic region of Micromonospora sp. NBRC 110009 contains the following coding sequences:
- the dop gene encoding depupylase/deamidase Dop, with translation MSVRRIMGTEVEYGISVPGQAGANPMVTSSQVVNAYGARPELNRGGRARWDYEEESPLRDARGFTYSGAAYDPAEALADEDLGLANVILTNGARLYVDHAHPEYSTPEVTNPLDVVRWDKAGERVMAEAARRAATIPGTHPIHLYKNNTDNKGASYGSHENYLMRRQTPFADIVAYLTPFFVTRQVVCGAGRVGIGQDGGQSGFQISQRADFFEVEVGLETTLKRPIINTRDEPHADADKYRRLHVIIGDANLSEISTYLKVGTTALILTMIEEKALSPDLGIADPVSELRAVSHDPALKHLMRLRDGRKLTALDVQWAYLERVRSFVDDRYGDDVDPQTADVLDRWESVLDRLSRDAFLCADELDWVAKLRLLEGYREREKLGWGSHKLQLVDLQYSDVRPEKGLYHRLVQRGSMKTLLSDEQTRTAMTEPPADTRAYFRGRCLAQYASEVVAASWDSVIFDVGRESLVRVPMMEPERGTRKHVGELFDRCESAKDLLEMLTGG, from the coding sequence ATGAGCGTTAGACGGATCATGGGCACCGAGGTCGAGTACGGCATCTCCGTGCCCGGCCAGGCCGGGGCCAACCCGATGGTCACCTCCTCCCAGGTGGTCAACGCCTACGGGGCGCGGCCGGAACTCAACCGCGGCGGCCGGGCCCGCTGGGACTACGAAGAGGAATCACCGCTGCGCGACGCGCGCGGCTTCACCTACTCCGGCGCCGCGTACGACCCGGCCGAGGCGCTCGCCGACGAGGACCTCGGACTGGCCAACGTCATACTGACCAACGGCGCCCGGCTCTACGTCGACCACGCCCACCCGGAATACTCCACCCCCGAGGTGACCAACCCCCTCGACGTGGTGCGCTGGGACAAGGCGGGGGAGCGGGTGATGGCCGAGGCGGCCCGGCGCGCCGCCACCATCCCGGGCACCCACCCGATCCACCTGTACAAGAACAACACCGACAACAAGGGCGCCAGCTACGGTTCCCACGAGAACTACCTGATGCGGCGGCAGACCCCGTTCGCCGACATCGTGGCGTACCTGACGCCGTTCTTCGTCACCCGGCAGGTGGTCTGCGGCGCCGGCCGGGTCGGCATCGGCCAGGACGGCGGCCAGAGCGGCTTCCAGATCTCCCAGCGGGCCGACTTCTTCGAGGTCGAGGTGGGACTGGAGACCACTCTCAAGCGGCCGATCATCAACACCCGCGACGAGCCGCACGCGGACGCCGACAAGTACCGCCGGCTGCACGTCATCATCGGCGACGCCAACCTGTCCGAGATCTCCACGTACCTCAAGGTCGGCACCACCGCGCTGATCCTCACCATGATCGAGGAGAAGGCGCTTAGCCCCGACCTCGGCATCGCCGACCCGGTCAGCGAGCTGCGCGCGGTCAGCCACGACCCGGCGCTCAAGCACCTCATGCGGCTGCGCGACGGCCGCAAGCTGACCGCCCTGGACGTGCAGTGGGCCTACCTCGAGCGGGTCCGGTCCTTCGTGGACGATCGGTACGGCGACGACGTCGACCCGCAGACCGCGGACGTCCTCGACCGCTGGGAGAGTGTCCTCGACCGGCTCAGCCGCGACGCCTTCCTCTGCGCCGACGAGCTGGACTGGGTGGCCAAGCTGCGGCTGCTGGAGGGCTACCGGGAGCGGGAGAAGCTCGGCTGGGGTTCGCACAAGCTCCAGCTGGTCGACCTGCAGTACTCCGACGTGCGGCCGGAGAAGGGCCTCTACCACCGGCTGGTGCAGCGCGGCTCGATGAAGACCCTGCTCAGCGACGAGCAGACCCGCACCGCGATGACCGAGCCGCCGGCGGACACGCGGGCCTACTTCCGTGGCCGCTGCCTGGCCCAATACGCCTCCGAGGTGGTCGCCGCGAGCTGGGACTCGGTCATTTTCGACGTGGGCCGGGAGTCGCTGGTCCGGGTGCCGATGATGGAACCCGAACGGGGCACCCGCAAGCACGTCGGGGAGCTGTTCGACCGCTGTGAGAGCGCCAAGGACCTGCTGGAGATGCTGACCGGCGGCTGA
- a CDS encoding ubiquitin-like protein Pup: MATQEGGQTQSGKSHEEVEEVTAQANPEVAERHAEITEDVDDLLDEIDSVLEENAEEFVRGYVQKGGE, encoded by the coding sequence ATGGCGACGCAAGAAGGCGGGCAGACCCAGTCCGGCAAGTCGCACGAGGAGGTCGAGGAGGTCACCGCGCAGGCCAACCCCGAGGTTGCCGAGCGGCACGCCGAGATCACCGAGGACGTCGACGACCTGCTCGACGAGATCGACTCCGTTCTTGAGGAGAACGCAGAAGAGTTCGTGAGGGGATACGTCCAGAAAGGGGGGGAGTGA
- a CDS encoding endonuclease VII domain-containing protein: MPSESDKVCPQCERLLPVTEFHRNRRRADGLAYYCKVCAAARSQASRRKRGIGPQKKATVPVPAGLKWCPDCDQVKALEDFPRTKKGSGRHTYCKPCHNARGKETAQRLYGGTREYHLRRRYGIGEREFQELLAEQGGVCAACGDPDPEHVDHDHRTGWVRGILCFNCNGGLGQFKDSPESLARAITYLRGTTWQRVLIHPGVFQMCSPTRGRPPSQRS, from the coding sequence TTGCCCAGCGAATCGGACAAGGTCTGCCCGCAGTGTGAGCGACTGCTACCCGTCACGGAGTTCCACCGTAACCGGCGTCGGGCGGACGGGCTCGCCTACTACTGCAAGGTCTGCGCGGCGGCCCGCTCCCAAGCGAGCCGCCGTAAGCGCGGCATCGGACCGCAGAAGAAGGCCACCGTGCCGGTTCCGGCGGGGCTGAAGTGGTGTCCGGACTGCGACCAGGTGAAAGCACTTGAGGATTTCCCCCGGACCAAGAAGGGCAGTGGACGGCACACTTACTGCAAGCCCTGCCACAACGCCCGCGGCAAGGAGACAGCCCAGCGGCTGTACGGCGGCACAAGGGAGTATCACCTGCGCCGGCGGTACGGGATCGGGGAGAGGGAGTTCCAGGAACTGCTGGCCGAGCAGGGAGGGGTATGCGCGGCCTGCGGTGACCCCGATCCGGAACATGTGGACCACGATCATCGCACCGGATGGGTGCGCGGGATACTCTGCTTCAACTGCAACGGTGGTCTTGGCCAGTTCAAGGACAGCCCCGAGAGTCTGGCCAGGGCGATCACGTACCTGAGAGGAACCACGTGGCAGCGGGTTTTGATCCATCCGGGCGTCTTCCAGATGTGTTCACCAACGCGGGGACGTCCTCCTTCACAGCGTTCCTGA
- the prcB gene encoding proteasome subunit beta — protein MAAGFDPSGRLPDVFTNAGTSSFTAFLSKVAPEMLPGRRPLPPGMAADMAPHATTIVAISAAGGVVMAGDRRATMGNLIAQRDIEKVHPADAYSLVGIAGTAGIGIELMRLFQVELEHYEKIEGAMLSLDGKANRLASMIRGNLGAAMQGLAVIPLFAGFDLAAADPARAGRIFSFDVTGGPYEETGYDAIGSGSLFAKSALKKRFRTGLSIDDATRLAVEALYDAADDDTATGGPDLTRRIYPVVMTATAEGTHRLTDAETAAIAEGVVSGRMENPGG, from the coding sequence GTGGCAGCGGGTTTTGATCCATCCGGGCGTCTTCCAGATGTGTTCACCAACGCGGGGACGTCCTCCTTCACAGCGTTCCTGAGCAAGGTGGCCCCCGAGATGCTGCCCGGCCGTCGGCCGCTGCCGCCCGGCATGGCCGCCGACATGGCGCCGCACGCGACGACCATCGTGGCCATCTCGGCTGCCGGTGGCGTGGTGATGGCCGGCGACCGGCGCGCCACGATGGGCAACCTGATCGCCCAGCGGGACATCGAGAAGGTCCACCCGGCCGACGCGTACTCGCTGGTCGGCATCGCGGGCACCGCGGGCATCGGCATCGAGCTGATGCGACTGTTCCAGGTGGAACTGGAGCACTACGAGAAGATCGAGGGCGCGATGCTCTCGCTCGATGGCAAGGCCAACCGGCTGGCCTCGATGATCCGGGGCAACCTGGGCGCCGCGATGCAGGGCCTCGCGGTGATCCCGCTCTTCGCGGGCTTCGACCTGGCCGCCGCCGACCCGGCGCGAGCCGGGCGGATCTTCAGCTTCGACGTGACCGGCGGTCCCTACGAGGAGACCGGCTACGACGCGATCGGCTCCGGCTCGCTGTTCGCCAAGTCCGCGCTGAAGAAGCGGTTCCGGACGGGCCTGTCGATCGACGACGCGACGCGGCTGGCCGTCGAGGCGCTCTACGACGCCGCCGACGACGACACCGCGACCGGTGGCCCGGACCTGACCCGCCGGATCTACCCGGTGGTGATGACCGCGACGGCCGAGGGCACCCACCGGCTGACCGACGCCGAGACGGCGGCGATCGCGGAGGGCGTGGTGTCCGGCCGGATGGAGAACCCGGGCGGCTGA
- the prcA gene encoding proteasome subunit alpha has translation MAMQFYASPEQIMRDRSELARKGIARGRSAVVLSYEGGVLFVAENLSSTLHKVSEIYDRIGFAAVGRYNEFENLRRAGVRMADLNGLSYDRRDVTGLGLANAFAQTLGAIFTEQSKPFEVEICVAEVGATPDDDSLYRLTYDGSVNDEPGRMAMGGQAEAITGVLKNEHRPEMSLSEAVRAAVKALSSVGGEGGAARTIAANQLEVAVLDRRRVGRTFRRITGAALTALLDGDTGADTAPAPGRAKTPTVPTEEAKKPTTSAGSADLEGQPQEEQPGE, from the coding sequence GTGGCCATGCAGTTCTACGCCTCGCCCGAGCAGATCATGCGCGACCGCTCCGAGCTGGCCCGCAAGGGCATCGCCCGGGGCCGCAGCGCGGTGGTCCTGAGCTACGAGGGCGGGGTGCTCTTCGTCGCGGAGAACCTGTCCAGCACCCTGCACAAGGTCAGTGAGATCTACGACCGGATCGGCTTCGCCGCGGTGGGCCGGTACAACGAGTTCGAGAACCTGCGCCGGGCCGGGGTGCGGATGGCCGACCTGAACGGCCTGAGCTACGACCGGCGGGACGTGACCGGGCTGGGTCTGGCGAACGCGTTCGCGCAGACGCTGGGCGCGATCTTCACGGAGCAGTCGAAGCCGTTCGAGGTGGAGATCTGCGTGGCCGAGGTGGGTGCCACGCCGGACGACGACTCGCTCTACCGGCTGACGTACGACGGGTCGGTCAACGACGAGCCGGGTCGGATGGCGATGGGCGGTCAGGCCGAGGCGATCACCGGGGTGCTGAAGAACGAGCACCGGCCGGAGATGTCGCTGTCGGAGGCGGTCCGGGCGGCGGTCAAGGCGCTGAGCAGCGTCGGCGGCGAGGGCGGGGCGGCCCGCACGATCGCCGCCAACCAGCTCGAGGTGGCGGTCCTGGACCGGCGCCGGGTCGGCCGGACCTTCCGGCGGATCACCGGGGCGGCGCTGACGGCGCTGCTGGACGGGGACACGGGCGCGGACACCGCGCCGGCGCCGGGGCGGGCGAAGACCCCGACGGTGCCGACCGAGGAGGCGAAGAAGCCGACCACGTCGGCGGGCTCGGCGGACCTGGAGGGCCAGCCGCAGGAGGAGCAGCCCGGCGAATGA
- the rfbB gene encoding dTDP-glucose 4,6-dehydratase → MRILVTGGAGFIGSAYVRRLLTGAEPDLAGATVTVLDAYTYAATEGALDPVRADPRLHVVHGDIRDAALVDATVAGHDHVVHFAAESHVDRSITGAADFITTNVVGTQTLLDAALRHGVRRYVQVSTDEVYGSITTGAWTEQARLDPNSPYSASKAGGDLLALAYHRTHGLDVVITRGANTYGPYQYPEKIIPLFVTHLLDGHDVPLYGDGGNVRDWLHVDDHCHGIALAQTRGRAGRVYHLGAGAELTNRDLTARLLAACGAGWDRVRPVADRKGHDRRYALDTSTTRRELGWIPAVDLDAGLAATVDWYRDNRAWWTPLKPHR, encoded by the coding sequence GTGCGGATCCTCGTCACCGGCGGCGCCGGCTTCATCGGCTCGGCGTACGTCCGGCGGCTGCTCACCGGCGCCGAACCGGACCTCGCCGGGGCCACCGTCACCGTCCTCGACGCGTACACCTACGCCGCCACCGAGGGCGCCCTCGACCCCGTCCGCGCCGACCCTCGGCTACACGTCGTCCACGGCGACATCCGCGACGCCGCCCTGGTCGACGCCACCGTGGCCGGCCACGACCACGTCGTGCACTTCGCCGCCGAATCCCACGTGGACCGCTCCATCACCGGCGCCGCCGACTTCATCACCACCAACGTGGTCGGCACCCAGACCCTGCTCGACGCCGCCCTGCGCCACGGCGTCCGCCGGTACGTGCAGGTCTCCACCGACGAGGTCTACGGCTCCATCACCACCGGCGCCTGGACCGAACAGGCCCGGCTCGACCCCAACTCCCCCTACTCGGCCAGCAAGGCCGGCGGCGACCTGCTCGCCCTCGCCTACCACCGCACCCACGGCCTCGACGTGGTCATCACCCGCGGCGCCAACACCTACGGCCCCTACCAGTACCCCGAGAAGATCATCCCGCTCTTCGTCACCCACCTGCTCGACGGGCACGACGTGCCCCTCTACGGCGACGGCGGCAACGTCCGCGACTGGCTGCACGTCGACGACCACTGCCACGGCATCGCGCTCGCCCAGACCCGCGGCCGGGCCGGCCGCGTCTACCACCTCGGCGCCGGCGCCGAACTCACCAACCGCGACCTGACCGCCCGGCTGCTCGCCGCCTGCGGCGCCGGCTGGGACCGCGTCCGCCCGGTCGCCGACCGCAAGGGCCACGACCGGCGGTACGCGCTGGACACCAGCACCACCCGTCGCGAGCTGGGCTGGATCCCTGCGGTCGACCTTGACGCCGGGTTGGCCGCGACCGTCGACTGGTACCGCGACAACCGCGCCTGGTGGACGCCGCTGAAGCCGCACCGCTGA
- the pafA gene encoding Pup--protein ligase, which translates to MERRIFGLETEYGVTCTYRGQRRLSPDEVARYLFRRVVSWGRSSNVFLRNGARLYLDVGSHPEYATPECDSVTDLVAHDRAGERILEGLLVDAEKRLHDEGIAGEIYLFKNNTDSAGNSYGCHENYLVSRHGEFGRLADVLIPFLVTRQLICGAGKVLQTPRGAVYCLSQRAEHIWEGVSSATTRSRPIINTRDEPHADAERYRRLHVIVGDSNMNEVTTLLKVGTADIVLRMIEAGVVMRDLTLENPIRAIREVSHDITGRRKVRLASGKEVSALEIQQEYLAKATEFVERRGGDQTAKRVVDLWARVLRAVETGDLDPVAREIDWVTKLKLIERYQRKHDLPLSHPRVAQMDLAYHDLRRGRGLYGLLERRGEVDRVATDPEIFEAKETPPQTTRARLRGEFIRHAQEKRRDFTVDWVHLKLNDQAQRTVLCKDPFRAYDERVERLIASM; encoded by the coding sequence ATGGAGCGGCGAATCTTCGGCCTCGAGACCGAGTACGGCGTCACCTGCACCTATCGCGGGCAGCGCCGGCTGTCCCCCGACGAGGTCGCGCGGTACCTGTTCCGGCGGGTGGTGTCGTGGGGCCGGTCGAGCAACGTGTTCCTGCGCAACGGGGCCCGCCTCTATCTGGACGTGGGCTCGCATCCGGAGTACGCGACGCCGGAGTGCGACTCGGTGACCGATCTGGTGGCGCACGACCGGGCCGGGGAGCGGATCCTGGAGGGGCTGCTCGTCGACGCGGAGAAGCGGCTGCACGACGAGGGCATCGCTGGTGAGATCTACCTGTTCAAGAACAACACCGATTCGGCCGGCAACTCGTACGGCTGCCACGAGAACTACCTGGTGTCCCGGCACGGGGAGTTCGGCCGGCTCGCCGACGTGCTGATCCCGTTCCTGGTCACCCGCCAGTTGATCTGCGGGGCGGGGAAGGTGCTGCAGACGCCGCGTGGGGCGGTCTACTGCCTGTCGCAGCGGGCCGAGCACATCTGGGAGGGCGTCTCCTCGGCGACCACCCGGAGCCGGCCGATCATCAACACCCGGGACGAGCCGCACGCGGACGCGGAGCGCTACCGCCGGCTGCACGTCATCGTCGGCGACTCGAACATGAACGAGGTCACCACGCTGCTGAAGGTCGGCACGGCCGACATCGTGCTGCGGATGATCGAGGCCGGGGTGGTGATGCGGGACCTGACGCTGGAGAACCCGATCCGGGCGATCCGCGAGGTGTCGCACGACATCACCGGCCGGCGCAAGGTGCGGCTGGCCTCCGGCAAGGAGGTCTCCGCGCTGGAGATCCAGCAGGAATACCTGGCCAAGGCGACCGAGTTCGTGGAGCGTCGGGGCGGGGACCAGACCGCGAAGCGGGTGGTGGACCTGTGGGCGCGGGTGCTGCGGGCGGTGGAGACCGGTGACCTGGACCCGGTGGCCCGGGAGATCGACTGGGTGACGAAGCTGAAGCTGATCGAGCGGTACCAGCGCAAGCACGACCTGCCGCTGTCGCACCCGCGGGTGGCCCAGATGGACCTGGCGTACCACGACCTGCGCCGGGGGCGGGGCCTGTACGGGCTGCTGGAGCGGCGCGGCGAGGTGGACCGGGTGGCGACCGATCCGGAGATCTTCGAGGCGAAGGAGACCCCGCCGCAGACCACCCGGGCGCGGCTGCGGGGCGAGTTCATCCGGCACGCCCAGGAGAAGCGGCGGGACTTCACCGTCGACTGGGTGCACCTGAAGCTGAACGACCAGGCGCAGCGGACGGTGCTGTGCAAGGACCCGTTCCGGGCGTACGACGAGCGGGTGGAGCGGCTGATCGCCAGCATGTGA
- a CDS encoding winged helix DNA-binding domain-containing protein, producing the protein MSRRSAGSGPPVLSRRAVSRATLARQFLLDRTELPALDVVRRLVGLQGQVPTAPYLGLWSRVGGFRRDDLTGLLMRRQVVRATTVRGTLHVTAADDYRWLRPLLQPLMTRLQRQFMGRATEGVDPAELVAHAAALLTGEPLSRTRLRELLARRWPDRDRSALLHSVQYLLPLVHLPPAGTWGGRVDGPCALAEEWLPGPPVPADPVVLVRRYLGAFGPASVRDVQAWSGLTRLAEVIAPIRSELRVFRDEQGRELFDLPNAERPDPDMPAPPRLLPEYDNLLLAHADRTRVLGDEERRRVITPAVAATVLVDGFVAGTWTIDRQGPAATLLVRPFGPLGAADREALVAEAGRLLTFACPDQPDRVVRID; encoded by the coding sequence GTGTCGCGACGCAGCGCCGGGAGCGGACCGCCGGTGCTGTCGCGTCGGGCGGTGAGCCGGGCCACCCTGGCCCGGCAGTTCCTGCTCGACCGGACGGAGTTGCCGGCCCTCGACGTGGTGCGCCGGCTGGTCGGGTTGCAGGGCCAGGTGCCGACCGCACCGTACCTGGGGTTGTGGTCGCGGGTGGGTGGGTTCCGCCGCGACGACCTGACGGGGTTGCTGATGCGGCGGCAGGTGGTGCGGGCCACCACCGTGCGCGGCACCCTGCACGTGACCGCGGCGGACGACTACCGCTGGCTGCGTCCGCTGCTGCAACCGTTGATGACTCGGCTGCAACGGCAGTTCATGGGCCGGGCCACCGAGGGCGTGGACCCGGCCGAGCTGGTGGCCCACGCCGCCGCGCTGCTGACCGGGGAGCCGCTGAGCCGGACCCGGCTGCGGGAGCTGCTGGCCCGGCGCTGGCCGGACCGGGACCGCAGCGCGCTGCTGCACTCGGTGCAGTATCTGCTGCCGCTGGTGCACCTGCCGCCGGCGGGCACCTGGGGCGGCCGGGTGGACGGCCCGTGCGCGCTGGCCGAAGAGTGGCTGCCCGGCCCGCCGGTTCCGGCCGATCCGGTCGTCCTGGTCCGCCGCTACCTGGGCGCGTTCGGGCCGGCGTCCGTCCGGGACGTACAGGCGTGGTCGGGGCTGACCCGGTTGGCCGAGGTGATCGCACCGATCCGGAGCGAGCTGCGGGTGTTCCGCGACGAGCAGGGGCGGGAGCTGTTCGATCTCCCCAACGCGGAGCGGCCCGACCCGGACATGCCGGCTCCGCCACGCCTGCTGCCGGAGTACGACAACCTCCTGCTGGCCCACGCCGACCGTACCCGGGTGCTCGGCGACGAGGAGCGCCGACGGGTGATCACCCCGGCGGTGGCCGCCACGGTGCTGGTGGACGGGTTCGTGGCCGGCACCTGGACGATCGACCGGCAGGGCCCGGCGGCGACGCTGCTGGTGCGGCCGTTCGGTCCGCTCGGCGCCGCCGACCGGGAGGCGCTGGTGGCGGAGGCCGGACGCCTGCTCACCTTCGCCTGCCCGGACCAGCCGGACCGGGTGGTGCGGATCGACTGA
- a CDS encoding carboxymuconolactone decarboxylase family protein, with the protein MAHLDLGVDEREHPGIQGLIRFRPETGGPLTALAEVLLHAPHPTLSAGERELIAAYVSGLNDCGFCRASHSATAAAQLPAGESLVEQVRANPETAPIDGRLRALLRIAAAVQRGGRAVTAELVEAARAEGATDLELHDTVLIAAAFCMFNRYVDGLGAFTPEDPEAYRRAAGFLVRHGYLAG; encoded by the coding sequence ATGGCACACCTCGACCTGGGCGTCGACGAGCGGGAGCACCCGGGCATCCAGGGGTTGATCCGGTTCCGCCCGGAGACCGGCGGACCGCTCACCGCGCTGGCCGAGGTGCTGCTGCACGCGCCGCATCCGACCCTGTCGGCCGGGGAGCGGGAGCTGATCGCGGCGTACGTGTCGGGGCTGAACGACTGCGGGTTCTGCCGGGCGTCACACTCGGCGACGGCGGCGGCCCAGCTGCCGGCGGGCGAGTCGCTGGTCGAGCAGGTGCGCGCCAATCCGGAGACCGCCCCGATCGACGGCAGGTTGCGGGCGTTGCTGCGGATCGCCGCGGCCGTGCAGCGCGGCGGGCGGGCGGTCACCGCCGAGCTGGTCGAGGCGGCCCGGGCGGAGGGCGCGACCGACCTGGAGCTGCACGACACGGTGCTGATCGCGGCCGCCTTCTGCATGTTCAACCGCTATGTCGACGGGCTCGGCGCGTTCACGCCGGAGGATCCGGAGGCCTACCGCCGGGCGGCCGGGTTCCTGGTCCGGCACGGCTACCTGGCCGGCTGA
- a CDS encoding DUF3866 family protein: MVRWRSGTVTAVRRRWAGAAELDVDLPDGGRMRALAYPALVGDPQPGDRVLLNAGALLMGLGTGGYALVVALPDRLPADPPQAADTREAGHLVKARYTPLQPILLGVDEEASPHHALLAAAEGLDGMPVVTADLHSALPAILAGVHADAPHARVAYLLTEGGALPAWFSRTLAGLADHLVGTITVGQAFGGDLEASTLHSGLLAARHVLRADVAIVAQGPGNLGTGTRWGFSGVAVGEAVNAVATLGGRPVGSLRVSDADPRPRHRGVSHHSLTAYGRVALAPADLVVPDGLDPALAAEVAAALAPLADRHRIVTVPGDGLDAALRASPVGLSTMGRGLDADHAYFLAAAAAGRHAAALAG, encoded by the coding sequence ATGGTGCGATGGCGGTCCGGCACGGTCACGGCGGTACGGCGGCGGTGGGCCGGCGCGGCGGAACTGGACGTCGACCTGCCCGACGGCGGCCGGATGCGGGCCCTGGCGTACCCGGCGCTGGTCGGCGACCCCCAGCCCGGTGACCGGGTGCTGCTCAACGCCGGAGCCCTGCTGATGGGACTCGGCACCGGCGGGTACGCGCTGGTCGTCGCCCTGCCCGACCGGCTCCCCGCCGACCCGCCGCAGGCCGCCGACACCCGCGAGGCCGGCCACCTGGTCAAGGCCCGCTACACCCCGCTGCAGCCGATCCTGCTCGGCGTCGACGAGGAGGCCAGCCCGCACCACGCGCTGCTGGCCGCCGCAGAGGGCCTCGACGGGATGCCCGTGGTCACCGCCGACCTGCACTCCGCCCTGCCGGCGATCCTCGCCGGCGTCCACGCCGACGCCCCGCACGCCCGGGTGGCGTACCTGCTCACCGAGGGCGGGGCGCTGCCGGCCTGGTTCTCCCGCACCCTCGCCGGGCTCGCCGACCACCTGGTCGGCACGATCACCGTCGGTCAGGCGTTCGGCGGTGACCTGGAGGCCAGCACCCTGCACAGCGGCCTGCTCGCCGCCCGGCACGTGCTCCGCGCCGACGTCGCGATCGTCGCCCAGGGGCCCGGCAACCTGGGCACCGGCACCCGCTGGGGCTTCTCCGGGGTGGCCGTGGGCGAGGCGGTGAACGCGGTCGCCACGCTGGGCGGGCGCCCGGTCGGCTCGCTGCGCGTCTCCGACGCCGACCCCCGGCCCCGGCACCGCGGCGTCTCCCACCACAGCCTCACCGCGTACGGCCGGGTGGCCCTGGCCCCGGCGGACCTGGTCGTGCCGGACGGCCTCGACCCCGCCCTCGCCGCCGAGGTGGCGGCGGCCCTGGCACCCCTCGCCGACCGGCACCGGATCGTCACCGTGCCCGGCGACGGCCTGGACGCGGCGCTGCGGGCCAGCCCGGTGGGGCTGTCCACGATGGGCCGCGGCCTGGACGCCGACCACGCCTACTTCCTGGCCGCGGCCGCCGCCGGCCGCCACGCCGCGGCCCTCGCCGGCTGA
- a CDS encoding cation diffusion facilitator family transporter, whose protein sequence is MSEGEVKSESVSTVVVAGAANLAIAVAKLVAGLISGSAAMLSEAAHSVADTTTEVLLYLALRRGARPADTRHPFGYGKESYVWAFLAALFTFVVGAGFAITHGVTTIVVHEHTGDYLASYIVLAISFVIESISLARAVRQVRRESRRWRATPGRYLRLTADTTVKAVFMEDCAALVGLLIAAVGLALSEITGEELYDGIASILIGALLLAVATILAKSNVSLLVGRAVSERVHRRIEEELAALPTVDRVETLMTMVLGPDDILVAAKVDFHNDATGADIEAAADEAERRLTEHYPEIGYVFLDPTRSMPGTDRGQARRTQDEGDRPVDRQSDTF, encoded by the coding sequence ATGTCGGAAGGGGAAGTCAAGTCCGAGAGCGTCAGCACCGTCGTGGTGGCCGGCGCGGCGAACCTCGCCATCGCGGTCGCCAAGCTGGTCGCCGGCCTGATCTCCGGCTCGGCGGCGATGCTCTCGGAGGCCGCCCACTCGGTCGCCGACACCACCACCGAGGTGCTGCTCTACCTGGCGCTGCGGCGCGGGGCACGCCCGGCGGACACCCGGCACCCGTTCGGGTACGGCAAGGAGAGCTACGTCTGGGCGTTCCTCGCCGCGCTGTTCACCTTCGTCGTCGGCGCCGGCTTCGCCATCACCCACGGCGTCACCACCATCGTCGTGCACGAGCACACCGGCGACTACCTGGCCTCCTACATCGTGCTGGCGATCTCCTTCGTGATCGAGTCGATCTCCCTGGCCCGGGCGGTCCGGCAGGTCCGCCGCGAGTCCCGCCGCTGGCGGGCCACCCCGGGCCGCTACCTGCGGCTGACCGCCGACACCACCGTCAAGGCGGTCTTCATGGAGGACTGCGCCGCCCTGGTCGGCCTGCTGATCGCGGCGGTCGGACTCGCCCTGTCCGAGATCACCGGCGAGGAGCTCTACGACGGCATCGCCTCGATCCTGATCGGCGCGCTGCTGCTGGCGGTCGCCACCATCCTGGCCAAGAGCAACGTCTCGCTGCTGGTGGGCCGCGCCGTGTCGGAGCGGGTGCACCGGCGGATCGAGGAGGAGCTGGCCGCGCTGCCGACGGTGGACCGGGTCGAGACCCTGATGACCATGGTGCTCGGGCCGGACGACATCCTGGTCGCCGCCAAGGTCGACTTCCACAACGACGCCACCGGCGCCGACATCGAGGCCGCCGCCGACGAGGCCGAGCGGCGGCTGACCGAGCACTACCCGGAGATCGGGTACGTCTTCCTCGACCCCACCCGGTCGATGCCCGGCACCGACCGCGGGCAGGCCCGGCGGACCCAGGACGAGGGCGATCGGCCGGTGGACCGGCAGAGCGACACGTTCTGA